In the Flagellimonas sp. HMM57 genome, one interval contains:
- a CDS encoding glycoside hydrolase family 172 protein: MRHSVNNNKIFWTAIRKNTIKIGVLFFVVVAILSCEQEKKYISYTDMVNRLIDLQVLAKLPEKGEKSEMWSSYDRDSKIDSVTGEFIDWDANIDGFEPQYIRKEGDNEVLAEMTGPGAIVRIWSASPRKGKVKIYIDGNEEPMVNESFIDYFKPSIPAFDYPELVYETNAKGFNNYVPIPYQKSCKIVAEPGWGQYYHFNYITFPEGTELEAFDPQLTESGKNALNNVNTFFAKNMGEYPHENSSLKNETNKLELAANEKKTAFTLEGEGAIAAIKAKFHIADSSEVAEIMRKTILEIRWDGEDQPSVWTPLGDFFGTSPGWNEYQTLPMGMTKEWAYSYWYMPYGDGAEITLQNYYDGPVSVTLEIAHTELEGDIDDYGRFHAKWHRDLDPVEEERWPDWELLKTKGQGRFLGAHLLVWNPKGGSSDSGGPGHFWWGEGDEKFFVDNEQFPSTFGTGTEDYFGYAWCNPSIFEQAFHSQTQDNDNMGYQPMNRWQITDNIPFQQSFDGYLEKYFPNELPTQYSTVVYWYLNPEGEDVLTAVDANELYGYETPFEVFRKDGVMEAEQLTVASNTGGWVSTDFWAHESLFETVSGHKIMVWFAAKDKANTLKTTFNWPEAGNYKVYANLVQQDDGGTFDIKLNGKALNRLDFRAPKEQKQTKSVLLGEVRLELGQQELEFIWSGDGEFPQALRLDYLELQKV, translated from the coding sequence ATGAGACATTCAGTAAATAACAATAAAATATTTTGGACTGCGATACGAAAGAATACCATAAAAATTGGAGTATTGTTTTTTGTGGTCGTAGCTATACTATCCTGTGAACAAGAGAAAAAGTATATTTCCTATACAGATATGGTCAATCGATTAATAGACCTTCAAGTGTTGGCGAAATTACCCGAAAAAGGAGAAAAAAGTGAAATGTGGTCCAGTTATGATCGTGATAGCAAAATAGATTCGGTAACTGGGGAATTTATTGATTGGGATGCCAATATTGATGGTTTTGAACCACAATATATTAGAAAAGAAGGTGACAATGAGGTGTTGGCAGAAATGACAGGACCGGGAGCCATTGTCAGGATCTGGTCGGCAAGCCCACGTAAGGGAAAGGTTAAAATCTATATTGATGGGAACGAGGAGCCAATGGTCAACGAATCCTTTATTGATTACTTCAAGCCGAGTATTCCAGCTTTTGATTATCCTGAACTGGTCTACGAGACCAATGCCAAGGGGTTTAACAACTATGTGCCAATACCCTATCAAAAAAGTTGTAAAATCGTGGCAGAACCCGGTTGGGGGCAGTACTATCATTTCAATTACATCACTTTTCCTGAAGGTACAGAGCTGGAAGCTTTTGACCCACAGTTGACTGAATCAGGAAAAAATGCACTTAATAATGTGAACACTTTTTTCGCTAAAAATATGGGCGAATACCCTCATGAAAATAGCAGTCTGAAAAATGAAACCAACAAGCTGGAATTAGCGGCGAACGAGAAGAAAACCGCTTTTACTTTAGAAGGAGAAGGAGCCATTGCAGCGATAAAGGCGAAGTTTCATATCGCCGACTCCTCAGAGGTTGCAGAGATCATGCGCAAGACCATTTTGGAGATACGTTGGGATGGAGAAGACCAACCTTCGGTCTGGACACCTTTGGGAGATTTTTTTGGTACGTCACCCGGTTGGAACGAATACCAAACCCTACCCATGGGAATGACCAAAGAATGGGCATACAGCTATTGGTATATGCCCTATGGAGATGGGGCTGAAATAACCTTACAAAATTATTATGATGGTCCCGTATCGGTGACCTTAGAAATAGCACATACCGAGCTTGAAGGCGATATTGATGATTACGGCAGGTTTCACGCCAAATGGCACAGAGATTTGGACCCCGTCGAAGAAGAACGATGGCCAGATTGGGAATTACTTAAAACAAAGGGCCAAGGACGATTTTTAGGTGCTCATCTTTTGGTCTGGAACCCAAAGGGGGGTAGCTCGGATTCGGGTGGACCTGGACATTTTTGGTGGGGCGAAGGGGATGAAAAGTTCTTTGTGGACAACGAGCAGTTTCCATCTACCTTTGGTACGGGAACCGAAGATTATTTTGGCTATGCTTGGTGTAATCCTTCAATTTTTGAACAGGCGTTTCACAGTCAGACCCAAGACAATGACAATATGGGGTATCAACCTATGAACCGCTGGCAGATAACGGATAATATTCCTTTTCAACAATCTTTTGATGGTTATCTTGAAAAGTACTTCCCCAACGAATTGCCCACACAATATAGCACCGTAGTATATTGGTACTTGAACCCAGAAGGAGAAGATGTATTAACTGCAGTAGATGCAAACGAACTTTATGGGTATGAAACGCCATTCGAGGTATTCCGAAAGGATGGTGTTATGGAAGCGGAACAACTTACTGTTGCATCCAATACGGGTGGATGGGTATCGACAGATTTTTGGGCACACGAATCACTTTTTGAGACCGTGAGCGGACATAAAATCATGGTATGGTTTGCTGCAAAGGATAAAGCCAATACCTTGAAAACAACCTTTAACTGGCCTGAAGCAGGGAACTATAAAGTGTATGCAAATCTAGTTCAGCAAGATGATGGAGGAACATTCGATATCAAATTGAACGGTAAAGCTTTGAATCGGTTGGATTTTCGAGCACCCAAAGAACAAAAGCAGACCAAGAGCGTATTACTTGGTGAAGTTCGCCTAGAACTAGGCCAACAAGAGTTAGAGTTTATTTGGTCAGGCGATGGCGAATTTCCCCAGGCCTTACGGTTAGATTATTTGGAACTACAGAAAGTTTAA